The proteins below come from a single Malus sylvestris chromosome 3, drMalSylv7.2, whole genome shotgun sequence genomic window:
- the LOC126614774 gene encoding zinc finger CCCH domain-containing protein 56-like, giving the protein MILYCLLHVVNEIGLWYGRHGASRRMVLECRTPLMVASKYGSVDVVKLILSLSKADVILSLGPDKTTALHCAVSGGSEKAVETVKVLLQAGADPNATDANGCFPLDVIVAPLNCSNLKVVLQELLQYGGSVHALSVSFGFSSPFLSTTPTNNSLLSSIPDSTCNTYDIHGSSTPEKKEHPFDLSLPNIKDNIYATDEFRMFSFKIRPCSRAYSHDWTECPFVHPGENARRRDPRKFQYSCMPCLDFRKGTCRRGDLCEYAHGVFECWLHPAQYKTRLCKDGMSCLRQVCFFAHKPEEMRPLYVSTGSAMPSPHSATSAAAFMDMAATLNVLPGSTKAVEAMSPPFTPPMSLHDGIFDSSMAWPQQYIPGLYLPGSNIQASRLRSSFNANNVPTEEVNMLHNFEMQQQQSFHDGSSFSHSYISASSMSHPRRQETLTPSNLNDVFASHLSSPRFADQLANSSAFSSSKISIVRNQLHQQQSMLSPIRTNVFSPRMVDQNLLQVPFGLSSLRMMSPRSMEPLSPIGTRVSTLAQQEKQKPLYSPNSCDAGSNGVGSPMSMSKWESSSAKLDWSVQTDEPGHLSKLSYTEHNVNEPDVSWIQSLVKESPSDAKEITSVPESGTLLPIECSN; this is encoded by the coding sequence ATGATTCTGTATTGTCTTTTGCATGTTGTTAATGAGATTGGACTTTGGTATGGTCGCCATGGCGCTTCAAGACGAATGGTTCTTGAGTGTAGGACTCCGTTAATGGTTGCTTCTAAGTATGGTAGTGTTGACGTTGTGAAACTGATTCTCTCTCTTTCAAAGGCGGATGTAATCCTCTCTCTCGGCCCAGATAAGACCACTGCCCTTCACTGTGCTGTGTCTGGTGGGTCTGAAAAAGCTGTTGAAACTGTGAAGGTTCTTCTGCAGGCTGGTGCGGATCCCAATGCTACTGATGCCAACGGATGTTTCCCTTTAGATGTTATTGTTGCTCCTCTGAATTGTTCCAATCTGAAGGTTGTGCTTCAAGAGCTCTTACAATATGGTGGTTCAGTCCATGCTTTAAGTGTTAGTTTTGGATTTAGTTCACCATTTCTTTCAACGACTCCGACAAATAATTCCTTGCTATCATCAATCCCTGATTCAACATGTAACACTTATGACATACATGGTTCTTCTACACCTGAAAAGAAAGAACACCCTTTTGATCTGTCACTTCCCAACATCAAGGATAACATTTATGCCACAGATGAGTTTCGAATGTTTTCATTCAAGATCCGGCCTTGTTCGCGAGCATATTCACATGATTGGACTGAATGCCCTTTTGTGCATCCTGGTGAGAATGCAAGGAGAAGAGACCCGAGAAAGTTCCAGTATAGTTGTATGCCATGCTTGGATTTTCGCAAGGGGACATGTAGACGTGGAGATTTATGTGAATATGCTCATGGGGTTTTTGAGTGCTGGCTTCATCCAGCACAGTATAAGACTCGACTCTGCAAAGATGGCATGAGTTGCTTGCGTCAGGTTTGCTTCTTTGCCCACAAACCTGAGGAAATGCGACCCTTGTATGTTTCTACTGGATCTGCCATGCCATCCCCTCATTCAGCAACCTCTGCTGCTGCTTTCATGGACATGGCTGCAACTTTGAACGTGCTGCCTGGCTCGACCAAAGCTGTGGAGGCCATGTCACCTCCTTTTACTCCTCCCATGTCTCTTCATGATGGTATTTTCGACTCTTCCATGGCATGGCCTCAACAATATATCCCCGGTTTGTATCTACCAGGCAGCAATAttcaggcaagtcgtctgagatctTCTTTTAATGCAAATAATGTTCCTACCGAGGAGGTTAACATGTTGCATAATTTTGAAATGCAACAACAGCAATCATTTCATGATGGGTCTTCCTTCTCGCATTCATACATCAGTGCTTCCTCAATGAGTCATCCTCGCCGTCAAGAAACCTTGACACCTTCAAATCTCAATGATGTTTTCGCTTCCCATCTCTCATCCCCTCGATTTGCTGACCAACTTGCAAACTCATCTGCTTTCTCATCCTCAAAAATATCTATTGTTCGCAATCAACTCCACCAGCAACAATCAATGTTATCTCCTATCAGAACAAATGTGTTCTCTCCAAGGATGGTTGACCAGAATCTCTTGCAAGTTCCATTTGGTCTTTCCTCACTGAGGATGATGTCACCTCGAAGCATGGAGCCTCTTTCTCCAATAGGCACTAGGGTCTCTACTCTTGCTCAGCAAGAGAAGCAGAAGCCGCTATACAGCCCCAACTCATGTGATGCTGGATCCAATGGTGTTGGTTCCCCTATGTCTATGTCAAAATGGGAGTCTAGCAGTGCAAAACTAGATTGGTCTGTTCAAACAGATGAGCCGGGTCATTTAAGCAAATTAAGTTATACAGAACACAATGTCAACGAGCCTGATGTTTCATGGATTCAATCTCTGGTGAAGGAATCACCATCTGATGCAAAGGAAATAACATCTGTTCCAGAATCAGGCACACTGCTACCTATCGAGTGTTCTAATTGA